Proteins encoded together in one Rhodospirillaceae bacterium window:
- a CDS encoding peptidase domain-containing ABC transporter encodes MTARIARLGLFGAQTPLIRQGTVAECGLACLAMIAGHYGYRADLNGLRLRHQPSLRGMNLRQVLNLAARLNLSGRAVRLEPEQLGQLRLPAILHWGLDHFVVLDAIKGRKFRLLDPAQGNRLVGPEEMSKQFTGVAVELQPNGDFRPADIRRRLNLTSLWSRITGLKRNLAQVLTLSVLLQAAAMTAPLQLQLTIDQALVKSDRDLLLVILIGFAGLGGIVAVTSFLRRIVVLQLGQALAFGMVSNVFNHLIRLPIAWFENRHVGDVVSRFESTTTIKDFIAGNLIGVILDGIMAVITLAILFVYSPMLAGLVAAGLAITLSISFSCIPLFQHLTEERLAAAAKEDSVFLETLRAAPTIKLFGREAERFALWQNSYVGIMNTRRRYEMTDASIDLLLALLVTLIGGGIAYLAANMVMDQRLTIGMMMSFGAYQAYFSGAVTTLVQTVTDYNMLDVHMDRLADIVLEKSSTGQAERGAELQLVGHIELKNVSFRYHPDEPAVLENVSLVIAAGETVAITGASGGGKTTLMKLMAGVLRPTSGELLIDDLPMQSIGEASLRRQVAVIQQDDQLLSGSIADNISFFDTESDLARVETAARLAAIHDDIVTMPMGYASLVGDMGSSLSGGQKQRIMIARALYHQPRILFMDEGTAHLDLDIERTINNNLRGLDITRIIIAHRPDTVRIADRVLLVENKNVQWQAPRTRRKAISKES; translated from the coding sequence ATGACGGCCCGCATCGCCCGGCTCGGTCTCTTCGGTGCCCAAACGCCCCTGATCCGACAAGGGACCGTGGCGGAATGCGGCCTGGCCTGCCTCGCCATGATCGCCGGTCATTACGGCTACCGGGCCGATCTCAACGGACTGCGCCTGCGGCACCAGCCTTCACTCCGGGGCATGAACCTGCGCCAGGTACTGAACCTCGCCGCCCGACTCAATCTCAGCGGCCGGGCGGTGCGCCTGGAACCGGAACAGCTTGGCCAGCTCCGCTTGCCCGCCATCCTGCATTGGGGCCTCGACCATTTCGTGGTCCTCGATGCCATCAAGGGCCGTAAGTTCCGCCTTCTCGATCCAGCCCAGGGTAACCGCCTGGTGGGGCCGGAAGAGATGAGCAAGCAATTCACCGGCGTCGCCGTCGAATTGCAGCCCAATGGCGATTTCAGACCGGCAGATATCCGCCGGCGGCTCAATCTGACCTCGCTGTGGTCGCGCATCACGGGCCTTAAGCGCAATCTGGCACAGGTGCTCACCCTCTCGGTTCTGTTGCAGGCCGCCGCCATGACGGCCCCCTTGCAATTGCAGCTCACCATCGACCAAGCCCTCGTTAAATCCGACCGGGATCTGCTGCTGGTGATCCTGATCGGCTTTGCCGGTCTCGGCGGCATCGTTGCCGTCACCAGCTTTCTGCGCCGGATCGTTGTGCTCCAGCTCGGCCAAGCCCTCGCCTTCGGCATGGTCTCCAACGTTTTCAATCATCTGATCCGCCTGCCGATCGCCTGGTTCGAGAACCGGCATGTCGGCGACGTAGTCTCCCGGTTTGAATCCACCACCACCATCAAGGATTTCATCGCGGGGAATCTCATCGGCGTCATCCTCGATGGCATCATGGCTGTGATCACCCTGGCCATCCTGTTTGTCTACAGCCCCATGCTGGCTGGCTTGGTGGCGGCAGGCCTCGCAATCACCCTGTCGATCTCTTTCAGCTGCATTCCCCTCTTCCAGCATTTGACTGAAGAGCGGCTTGCGGCCGCCGCCAAGGAAGATTCCGTCTTCCTGGAAACCCTGCGGGCGGCGCCCACGATTAAGCTGTTCGGGCGCGAGGCGGAGCGCTTTGCCCTATGGCAGAACAGCTATGTCGGTATCATGAACACACGGCGCCGCTACGAAATGACTGACGCCAGCATCGACCTCCTGCTGGCCCTGCTGGTGACGCTGATTGGCGGCGGCATAGCGTACCTCGCGGCCAACATGGTCATGGATCAGCGTCTCACCATCGGCATGATGATGTCCTTCGGCGCCTATCAAGCGTATTTCTCCGGGGCGGTGACGACTCTGGTGCAGACTGTCACCGATTACAATATGCTCGATGTACATATGGACAGGCTGGCCGATATCGTGCTGGAAAAGTCTAGCACCGGTCAAGCAGAGCGCGGCGCCGAGCTGCAGTTGGTCGGCCATATCGAACTCAAGAACGTATCTTTTCGCTACCACCCGGACGAGCCTGCCGTGTTGGAGAATGTGTCGCTTGTCATTGCTGCTGGCGAGACCGTGGCGATCACAGGCGCGTCTGGCGGCGGCAAGACAACGCTCATGAAGCTCATGGCCGGTGTACTGCGGCCAACCTCCGGCGAGCTTCTCATTGACGATCTACCGATGCAGAGCATTGGCGAGGCTTCGTTGCGCCGGCAAGTGGCTGTCATTCAACAGGACGATCAGCTCCTATCAGGTTCGATCGCCGACAACATTTCCTTCTTCGATACGGAGAGCGATTTGGCGCGGGTCGAGACGGCCGCCAGACTTGCTGCAATCCATGACGATATCGTCACCATGCCCATGGGCTATGCCAGCCTGGTGGGCGACATGGGATCGTCCCTCTCCGGCGGACAGAAGCAGCGCATCATGATCGCCCGCGCCCTCTATCATCAGCCGCGCATTCTTTTTATGGACGAAGGCACCGCGCATCTCGACCTCGACATCGAGCGCACCATCAACAACAATCTGCGCGGTCTCGACATCACGCGCATCATCATCGCGCACCGCCCCGATACCGTCCGCATCGCCGACCGCGTCTTACTGGTAGAGAACAAGAATGTACAATGGCAGGCACCAAGGACACGTCGTAAGGCGATCAGCAAGGAGAGCTAG
- a CDS encoding helix-turn-helix domain-containing protein, producing MEQRTSSSKLFSEREAAQYLSLSPRTLQQWRWTGDGPRFVKLGRRVAYSIHELDNFVTARIRQSTSQADA from the coding sequence ATGGAACAACGCACTTCTTCATCAAAGCTATTTAGCGAGCGCGAGGCAGCGCAGTATCTTTCGCTCTCGCCTCGCACTTTGCAGCAGTGGCGCTGGACTGGCGATGGCCCTCGCTTCGTCAAGCTAGGGCGCCGCGTTGCCTATAGCATCCATGAACTAGATAACTTTGTAACGGCGAGGATACGTCAATCAACCTCACAGGCCGATGCCTAG